Below is a genomic region from Rosa chinensis cultivar Old Blush chromosome 5, RchiOBHm-V2, whole genome shotgun sequence.
ATCCGACTTAACCTACAATATGGTACAAGAAATATAGGAAATAAAGTTCAAAGTACTCAATGAGTTCCAATTTCAAAGTAAAATCAAATAAAGGAAACACTTATTACATACATGATCAAGCCACACGATTGAAACAAATCCAACAACCCTCAATGAGTtcaagtctttttctttttcctgtgAATTTCAAGGTTCTTTGAGTTGTGCACATGCTGAAGTTAAGTTTTTGATACTTGACCATCACTTACACTACACCTTTGAAAAATCTATGAACCTAATCCATTGAAAACCCTTGGCTCCATTGAAAACCACAATTATAGATTTAtagatttttcttattagtaATATCTATGCAAACCATGATATAATTTTTTGGAAATATTGCATGATAAATCAATGGAAGCACTAGAGGAAGGAAAACATACAAATACCTACCCATGAATTAACTCCTCAAGTTGTGGCTGGAGCTCTTTGTCTCGTATATTTTCAATCCTCTTTGATATAGAATCAATCCTGTGAATAGCAACTCTGATTCTTGAATGTAGATCCTTAACAGCAGCGCGAGTTTTATCGACTTTATGAGAACTTTGCCCTGTTGATTCTAGTTGCCTTAACATCTTACACTTCAAGTCGTAATCCCTTCTGACCATCTCACTAGCCTGAAAACAAGGGTTTCCATAAGTTCATAAATCTATCTGGGTGTAACCATATACTCTCCCTTCTATAAAAGATTTTATGAATCTATTTTGTGTTCATTGAAGGTTAATAGTGAAATAAACCCAACAGTAATTTCAACCGCAAGAATGCTGATCATAAATGCTGTAACTACTGTTAAGTTAGTCAATAGTACCTTAACCTCATCATAAAGCTTCCTCTCCCACGCATATAACCTATCCAAGGTTGAGGCATGACTGCCTGAGATCATGCAGAAGTTATCAAAGAGGTTACTAGTAAGATTCTCACTATCATCTTTTGAGTTTGCTCCCAAAAGATTCCTTGACGAAGAGGATCGAGATGATGTAGTCCTATGCCAAGTTAAGTATTTCACGGCAGTTTGAGCAGGCTCTAAGggaacataaataaaaaatcagcTCAGTAATCATAAGATGGAGAACTACCTTAAATGAACAGCAGCAATAACAAGAATAGTCATTTAAGATGGTAGAACAGTCTGACAAGCATCTAAAGCAACTCTAAGCAGTGATCAAATGGTACCTCGTGTACACATGAATTTCATTGGTGATGTATCTTATAAAGTCAGATAGGACAAGACATATCAAGAAAACACATTAAATTTTgataaaatagaaaacataaTTGCCTGTTGAAATTTAAATACCGCATAATTCCCTCTTCCAAACTTTCACAGTTTtgaaaaaaagaatatatatacatgagcATCCCATGCATGTCAGACTCTTCATATATCTTTTAACACTTAATCTACATACAATAATTCCATTATAAATTTATCAgcattctcatttctcatttctccgTAACATTGCAATGCCAGATAATTATGAACATGCTTTCCTTACTCTTCCACTCAAACAACAACTTCCTACTTTTCTAGTAATAACTAATTGCCCCTGCACCAGTTCCAGTGAAGTGATCTATGAAGCATACATTTTAATGCCTGTGTTTTGTCAATATTTTGTCATGTGATTCATAGATTTAAAGTGGTCTTGACAGTCCTCACTTGATTAGTGTTAAAACCTTTGTTGATTATCAGTTTCGATTCAAAACTTCATGTATCACAATTTATTGTCGACAAAAAAGGCTACACATCACTAACAGACACAAAGATACATAGAAACATATCATAGAAAAGAGGACCCATAATCTCTCAAACATTCCAGTTACAGAAACTCGTACCTTCCCCCATACTGTATCTTTCTTGAATGTGACTTTTGGTAGTTTACTCTTCTCTAATCTTACCACCCCTTCCATACGAAACATACTAGGTCCATTTTGTTTTTGCACAAAGTATATTaatatggattttttttttccggtcaTATACTAGTCTggattttttaatttcaatagaACAATAACGAGACCTTCATAGCAGATACAGCATCTATAGTTCTTCGAACACAAGCAGATATCAATCAAGAAGCTTAAAAACAAGAAGACTACCTTCCTGAACTTGACTAGGTTCTTCACCACAGGAGAAACAAGCCTTCAAGAATGTAGATGAAAATGATCGACCTGCAACAACATATATCCTAGTGTTCATAAGTTTAACCAACGGACTAAATAGAAAACTCAAAAAACTTCCAATAAAACTATAGAGAAATAATTCGACTTATTTCAAAACCTTGAAgattatcctttttttttttcgtagtTATATACGTCATGAATTGTATACTGTGAGCTCCAATTAGCAACCAGGAAATAGTTACTGGAGTACTCAGTTAGTAGAAATACCAATACACTGATGATAAAATGAAAAGAATATAAGTAATATCCGAAGACTGTTGACTACAGTTCATACTTGGAATAAACGACTGCTACTATTCATCCTTCGATAGCTAGAGAGATAGAGAGCTTACTTTCTTTTGCTTCAAATATTGGACGGAAATGCAACTTATTCGTTTCAAGCATCTTAGGAATTTCTTTACCAGACTCGTAAGCTTTTATGAAGAGAAATTCAATATCTTTCATGCTTGAAACAAGATCTTTCGGGGCAATCTTACTTTCCACGCAATCTTCCTTCACTGTAGTTTTATTCGAGTCAGTTTCAGGTGCAACTACCGAGGACGTGTCTCTCAATGGCGACAAATCAGGAGATTTAGTTTTCTCTCCTTTCAAAAACTCAGTTTCTGAAGTTACACTTTCTGCAGAAGGTACTGTAGGTGAAGCACTAGCTTCCACACGGTCATGTACTCTATTCAAGTTTTCAAAACTTCGAACCAGAGTATCTGTAGCTGGTTCATCAAATTCATCTTCAGAATCCTGAGATTCTTCCCTTCCATGAAAAGAGGccttctcttcttcatcttccagGTCAGGAATTCCCTCCTCTTCCCTAAGCCGTCTTATGTCATCAGTATTTTCAAACCCCTGGTTCATGGCCTTTCCTTCTTGAGAAGAGAACTGATGGTCAATTGGATGAAAAAAACCAAAGTAATCCCATGGTGGAGTCTCCAGTGGTTGTGAAGAATCTCCAAATGGTGATAAATTTGTGGCAGAACGAGGTGTGGTATTCTGTGGGGTACTAGAGGAGGTCACTGTTGCAGTAATAGATACAGGAGGGTTTTCTTCAACCTTTTCAGAAAAGCTACCCCTGACTTTCATATGATTTGCATGAAACAGAGTAGAAtgtggaggagaaggagagggagagaaattATCGGCTGCATCGATGTGTTGTGACGCAGATGGAGAAGAAAATGAGAATTGAGAGAGGGCCTTCTCAATTTGACGAAGAGGCTCAGGGGTTGCACTAGTGGAAGTGTACAAAGAAGATTCAACAGGAGCTCCAGACTCAACAAATTTCCTAAGAGCTGTTCCCGTACTCTTGAGTGATTGAATATACATATCGTGAGTTGCTGCAAGTGAGCACCTGCCATCAAGCGCCTGCTTAACAAATTTTTTCCTTTCTCGACATAGCTGCAGGGCCTTATCTTCCTCTACTTTGGAGTTCGAGGCCCCCATATCTACAGATCTGCCTTAATATCCCTCCAATTATATATCATCAGGACGTGAAATTCTACCTGAAATTCTATTGAAACAAGTATTCAAAATGACCagttttcagaaaacaaaatcaTTTGAAACATGTGGAACTTGAAGCACAAAATTGAAATCACTTCAGTTAGTGGTAGCCATCAAAGTAGTGAAAAAAGAATCTAAAGATAGATCTTACATGCAATGGAAGagatatacaaaagaaaatcaagcttCATGAGCACCGTTGCTTAATAATAGAGATGAACTGTTATGTTCCAAACAATTTATACAACCGAACAAGTCACACAAAATGGCCAATATCAGCAATAAAGCTAAGAAAATCGAAGACGGTCCCAGAAAAGGGGCAAAGCCTATAATCATTTGCTATGTCCTAATTGTAAAATCCTACACGAATCGTCATAGAAAACCAAGGAATAAAAAGGGCATAAGGTGTAGAAAGCAGAGAGGAATATTCATAAACATGTTGCAGAGCAATTGAATGGTTCTCTCACTTACAAGACCAATCCAGAAGCGATGAGACACTAAACTTGCTTCTTATTCTCGATCTTTttcttcattgttttttttttttttttttgtgtttgattAACAAGTTAAACCCAAGGTGAATATCACTATTGCAAAAGAAAAGTAGATCAAATTGTGTAAGAGGAAAATCAGAGGCTGTGTGCGGTTGAACAAGGAGGACATATGCAGACTACAATTCGATTATTGATGGATCCCAATCGAGAAAAGGAGTCAAGAAGCCCAAATCCAATACAAAAGAGCAAGAGCAAGAGCAACCTGAATTCTACAAGGAAGGGCAAACAAATTTGAGTTTGAGTGGGTGGGTTTTGGGGAGTTGGGCATACCTGAGACAATTGAAGTGAAGCAGCTTGGATTTCAGCAACGACAGAgagaccgagagagagagagagagagagagagagagagcctctgtgtgtgtgtatgagTTTCagcgaaaaataaaataataatataatgtATCTGTGATGATTAATAaattagaaagaaagaaggaaagagagagaaaaagttaaTGGAGAGGAATCTGATCGGGGAATTGCATAGCTGCTTCCATGCAAAAGgcatataataccaaaaacaaacAGAGAGTGGGATCAGATCAGTGTGGCGGACTCTGGACCCCACCACCCCACTTCTCTCTTTATTTAACTGCGTCAGACCTAAGCGCCGCTTTTCTTTACTTTGTTTGACGCCACGGTGAaaatgtttctttctttctttcttcttccttttttaccCAAAAACTAGTCTAGAGTGCCGGCAACCGCCTGACCGGAATTGTCATCGCCTCCGCCGATTAGTTGACATCGTTTTTCTTTGGGCCTCAGTCACTTATGCCCCTTGTTTTCTAAAGGTAAtgatgatgtttttttttttttttggtcaatgatTGTATTAGAAGATCCAAAGGATCAAGCAAAATACAAGAGGTACATAAGACCCCAGCTAAAGAGGCACATAGGCCCAGATAATGAGGCACATAGGCCCAGAAAATGAGGCACACAGGCCCAGCAAACATTGAAATAAGAAAACCCTACAAAAATAGCTATCAGACCCCAAGAGGAAGACATCTCCCTTCTCAGAACCCTACTGCCGCCGATTCCATATCCTTGCTGGAAGAGAAATAGCCACCATAGCACAAACTTGCCTCCTTCGACACCGGTTGGGACACACATAGGGCTCAAGAACGCCCATGAAACACCGAGTAACTTAGCAGTGTGTGTTTGCCGGAGCAATCGAGCCACACGCTTTTGAGGAACGAATAAACCGCCAACGGGCGTTAGATCGTTTAGGGGTGGTGTAGAACGAAGCAAATCTGGAATCCATAGTGACCAATTCCATCCAAAAGGATATAGACTTGTTAACAATAAAACAACGAGCACAAAGAAATTACTAAATACTAAGCAACTAGGAACAACAAACCACCGGCAAGGCCCAGAAAAGGATGCACGGCCTAACCACCACTCTTTCCAAGGCGCTGTGGCACACCAAACCGGTTGGCAGCGCACGCCGCCGACACCACCCCGTTGTGCCATAGCCCCACATCGCCGTGTCGTAGCCCAGCGCCGCACCACCACCGCACCACATCGCCGACCACCCTGGAACCCGGAAGAAGGGAACAGATCCTTTCCCGGATCGACTCTGCCATGAGAGCTAGCTCCCATCCACCTCCCCGATCCCAGAAACAGTGGAGACGCCAGAACCCGCCACTGGATATGACCACGCGGCCTCCCCCTTCTCTCGCCCCCGATCCCAAAAGAGCAAATCGAGGTCGATCTGCCCGGTTTAAGATCGAGCACGAATCCACCAACCCTGGGCCGCATCCCTGCCATAGAGCCACGCCACTAGCCTGAGCCACCATCCCCTCCCGGACCGCCACTAGCCTGAGAAGAGGTGGGATGGGAAAAACAAGCCgctaacaaaaacaacaaaggaACTGGGACTAGAAGCCCGAACAAGAGTGTGCTCCCCCGACTCTCAAGCCGGAGATCAGGATCCGGTTGGATCTAGATCTCGGCAAGAGAGAAGGGGGAGGAGGTTTTgcagatctactttctctctctagtttcTAGAGAGAAGGCAGAGCGTGGTTTTGCAGGCAGTGCTTGTACAGTGCTGATCAATCTTGGAAATGATGATGTTGAACAACTGGAAAGCTCTCTCTCTTTGGTCTCTTATATCATAATTCTATACCTGACTATCATTGCTTGGGATTGGTTTGCTTTTACACAGTTGATAAGCAATTGTAGCCAAGGTGCCACGAGCTAGCTACGTGGATTTTGTAGAGCATAAATTAGTGCTACCTTATCTAATGATCAAGATGAAATTACGGAGAAAAATATACCTGAAATATCATTAATTTAATCTGAAATATCATTAATTTAACTCACAGACATCTAAAATTAAACGATAGAGATGTCGatatttaataataataaaaaatgagaTCTCAGAAATAACATATTTAAATGAGCTAATTGGTTTTGAATGTGAACCtaaaattactttatcatggtatacTTGGCCAAACTatgtcaaaatatgaaatatgACCTAGCagagcgctctgctagggtttgtggTGTGGCGGCCCTATTGTTCGTTGTTACCTATACCTAATCCATTCATGGAGAAACCTTTCGGCTTCGGCCTATTCATCTTTGTCTTCGTTGTCTTCGGAGACAGTGCATCTTTGGAGAGGAGTTTGGGCACTGCTGGGGCGGTGTCGGCAGGCCAAATTTCTGTTGGTACGAGTTCGGAGGTAGGCGGTGATTACTAGGAGAAGTGGGATCTGGGTAGAAGCCTTGGTGATCTCAGTGGGTCTCCTCTTCCCGGAGGTGCTGCTGAAGCGGTGGGGATTCGGTGGGTGCGAAACGGGGCTGTCCTCTAGCCGGATTGCACAACGGTGTGGGTGTCGTACCGCACCGGTGGATCTATCCTGGGTGGTGTTGGAATCCGATTTTAGGTCCTCGACGTTCTTCGATGCCAGGGTGGTGTAGCAGACGACGGGCCATCGTTTAGTGGCTTGATGGATATGGGGAGTGTCACTGGCAGCAGGGTCGGTTGGCCAGATGCTGTGGGGACTGGGAAACGATCCAGTGGGCTCTGGGCTCAAGTTGATTTGGACTCGGGTCGGAGCTGCAATGGGTGGACAAGAGCAGTAAGTTTTGGGCCTCCGCAGTTTTCGATCTGGATTTGGGATCTGGGTGGTGTTTGCAAATGGTTTCGGATCTATGATCTGGGTGGACATTGGGCTTGGACTGCAACCCATTATCTTTTGTGGGCTTTTTGTTTTGTACATTGGAATGGGGCTCTTGTGCTTTACTGGTATTGGATCCAGGACCCTATTCTATGGTATTTGTTCGTGAAAGATCGTCtgccaacatggccatgttctgaCAACCTTGGCCGGCTTCAatctttaggtgggagagtGCCTTCATTCCGGCACCAAGTTGGCTTTTGTCAATTTGTGCGTTGGAGTTCgatgggtagtcaaaccaccgactactcaattcactacacgGCTGCAATCCGTAGTGTAAAATTAACGTGGTGTCTTAACGTTGCTGCTCTTGCGTTATTAAGTTTTTCTATTTCATATGTACTTTTCTTTTCGTACTGTTTGCTTCTATTCTTGATGTCTTTTGGCATCATATCGTTgtaatctttcaatttcaaaaaaTGGTTGACTTCTTTCGATTCAAAAAAAACATCTTCAAATGAGCAAAAACTGAATCTTTCACCAGAAGAACCCTGTAAATATATAAGACCtctataaatttataatttgagAATTGGTACTATTTCTTACTAGTATATGACCTAATTCATCGATTTCAACGATTAATCATTTATTTTTCTATGCAAAAATTGTGTCTAGATATATCCATTCTTCCGTCTTTGTCATATGATACAATATTAATTAGTCCCTTCTTTCTTACTTGCTCAAAAGTACTACTTTTAGATGAATAATTTCTAATGTTCTACACATTTTTTTGCTCTTCATGTGGGTTGTAGCCAAGGATCAGCTTGTCGTTGCTGATACATGAACTTTAGGAGTAAGTAATCATCGAatattcctttttttctttgactTCAAATTAGTACGGGCATTAGCCTTTACAGTTTTCTTTTCCACTAAAACAACCGACTGAAAGCAAAAGCTGAATGGGGGAATAATTTAGGTGatcaagatgatgaaaagaaaaGCATATGCATGTGACTAGGATGATAGGATCCAAAGGGACCTCCTCCATTGCAAAAGAGATAAATTCCCTTCAACTTTCATATGTGGCACATATATTCTGCCCAGTTATTTTTATGCTTATGAATTGCCCACCATGATTATAATAAGGAATCATTTTAAGAAATTTTGAGGAGAAGTGGATCTCAATCATATGTATTAGATTTTATGGGTTGAAATTATAATAATTAAATTTACTTTTTGAATCAATCCCAAATCGGGTTTCAATTTCATTTATCACATATCAGAGTGGCCATTACATACTATTCCGCTGTCATCTACAGACAGATAAAAAAGTTGTGGTAATACCCACAGTGATACATAAAAATGGTCCACTCATTAGACATCAAATACGTAGATTACAACTTGcatcctcctttggtactactccagaagatTCACTAGAAAAAACACCAAGTGCATAGGTCCCAAAAAAAGGGGGATTTATTGAAAATAGACTAAGCTAATAACATATTATAGGTCAAAAGCAAGCACTTGGCCTAAATTATCGAGCCCAAAAGGGTAGCCCTAAAGAAGGCCCACTCCAAGCCCAGCAAAAAGGGCTTTGGCCCAGACCCAGTCATCATCACCCCCACACTGTAATCGGACACGCCTCCATGATGTGCGCAACCGCGCACCATGCCACCATGACCCGCTCTGCCTTGACCCCCTCCACAGTAGCGAAAACAGAGTCATACGACCCAACCCATTCCGCCATTGATGCATCATCCATTGAGTACATATGAAGTATAAGGATGGCAATGGTGATATGTTAATGTTATCGAtataagaaagtttgaaatttttcttttgtgtagttgagtCCATAACCTCAGCAGGTACCAGATCCCAAGTATGCCCATTGTTAATGCGCAATTAGTATAGTATTGAAAGGGTAATTCAGGACTGGCGAAAGGGGCAtggacaagatgactagcaaaagagggCCAGGGGGATTGGTTTTGGGTGGGGGTTAGTTCATATAGTTGAGTATTCTAAGTCACCTTCAtggtaaaatacatggtatgggacatgtaggCTCAGTTTATTCTGCTATGTGAATTAACGGGAATAGAACATGCATTCATGCATACCATACGATGATTGTGTGGTTATCGTTGTTTGACGAGGAATAGCTCCCTACTGAGCCGCAAATTGAGCTTATCCCTTAACAGTCTTGCAGGTTATTAAACACAAGAACTATGAAGATTAGTGATCTAAAGCAATTAGAGTTAGTTGGAGTTTTGCATATGTAAGATCATTATTCCAGAAGTGAGTACTCTTAGTGATCTTGAGTTGGATTTATCCTTATATCGAAATGAGAAGTCAATTTCATTAACAAAGTGtcgattttattttctattcgtttattttcatttttactcATACCTCAGATTTCtggaaaatattattaaaaaaaaaaaatttgacccgggttcggggtgtgacaagatgctcactcataagacaaccatggtgtctcaggtcgaatgactaatttgtattattgcaatttagagttcaagtttgacatgtaagtaaaacTCCATACAAAAACTCTAATGATCGtgttcagtgtactctttaagaTAAGAGCACCAtatacttgtattagtgtctctaTACACATGACAAAAGACATATCATCCTCTaaattgagcatacatagtatatGCTCAATTTCCAAATGATAATCAATGTCCAAATGATAATCTTATGACCaggaaccttttaggataagagtgtaaAAGAGTAgaggtctcacacatctaactctttagattactttctctttaactcatattccttggaccttgttcaatcaaatattaaatataagcaatgaacaataaacttgcttttgattaataataattataataataataattacatcaaaatgattgttttaggacacaattccttTAGTTACTTAGGACTTATGAGTACTGGTTTCTAAAAGAGAGTGTAagagtattctttcttttattgtccatggGGGACTTTgggtttcatatttatttttttgagtgaTCAAATACGGAGTTACATGTGCATCTCCATTGAGGAAAGGATTTGTGATTTCAAAAGGAATCAATGAGGGGGTTGTTTTCATTAGTTTGAAATGGTGGTTTTCTAATTTACatatttgagttactcatacaagctttcaaaaGCTCACCAGGTTTGTTATTGCAATCCGGTGCACTATTCGatagtgtaggggttaatcctgcaggtcatgataattgtggctgaagctgagatcTTGCAACTGCAACTAGTATGGGTAGGAAGCTAATTTTATGGCTTTACTGTTATTAAAACTTCCGCTATGTATTAAGTTCTGAGGAgcgtttacttattattttgttgttgcaacttaattcgtaaacttgggtaatgtaatatatgattTTACGAAGTGAGTTTGTAATGACATTTTGTGTTCAGGGCATCGGTATGTCCTtggtttaaaagaaaaaaaaaattcaagtattttgtattAATAGCTGAACCATCACGTCcagtataattatgagatttatattgatttttaattatgtttaatcCCGTCCAGCAGTCGGCCACACACATCAAAACGGCCAAAGGCCTACCCAAACGGTGACCGCCACGGGACAAGATCGATCTTACCGGATCTGAGGACTCGACCTTTGGTTGCCTCAAAAACTTAGGTTTTGGTGTActaattaaatttatttgtttttcacaATCCTTCAAAAACTATCTCTTGAGTGAGCAACCCTTTATGGTaatgtatcaaaaaaaaaaaaaaaaaaaactaatgttCTTTACCAgaccaaataaaatgaaataatatTATCTAAGAGCTCCCAAATAGATTATAAACTAATTTGGATTTCATCTGTATTTGATAGCAACCAGCAATTTGAACATCCCGGCATCAAAAAATAAACCAAGGCGATCTTTAGATTAGTTAACAGCAAGATAACGGGATCTTGCCAAATTGAGGCTTGAATGGTTGCCCCCATTGGAGAAATCTTTCCGGGTTCTTCACAAAAGAAGTTTCTCATTCTCAAAACCAGcaatcaaaacagaaaagagaaaaataaaaataataagatAAAATCCTAACTCTGaaataaattcaatttcaatcacTTATTGGTCACAAATTTCACATGGTATAAACTAcaacttcctcttcttttttttcttattggATTTCTTCTTCCCATCATATCCCTGTCTTTCacacctgtttttttttttctttttccaacacaaaagaaaaacaaaaagtaacTTAACTATGTACAACTACAATTCAGAGAAGGCTTGAACTGATAGAGAAAAAGCAGAGGCACCACCCTCTTCAAGCTGCAGATAACTCCAATAAAAGATAGAGCCAGGGAGCCAAAAAAACCTTGCACAAAAAAATCAGCAGTTGGCAGCCTCAACAAAGGTGAGTGCAATCCATCAAATGCCTATTATACAGAAGCCATCTTCATTCTTTGTGCCCGTAACCAAAATAGCTGCAAACTGACTCCCTTGTTAAAGCTGTCAGATTTATCTTTCAAAATTGGGATGCCATCAATTAAATGTCATCGCCAGGGCTTTGATTACAGGTTACTCGCATTACTTGCTACTTTCTACTAATGACTCCTCTCTTTCATGGTAGTGATTGCCGTTGTAGTCCTCTCTTTGGCACGGAAATCATCCAAGCTACGGTATACTTCCCTAAGCAATCGATCCAATTCTTGATTTTTTCTAAGAGGCTCCTTCTGACCCCGTTTTTCCCGATAATGATGAAATGCCCTGCCACATaaaaaagggaattaaaattataaataactATTGCATGCAATCGCTTGGACCACAACAAGAGTAATTAATTAATAGAACATTGTATCTAAATTCCAATTCTAATCAATTCAATGCAGCAACacatgaacattactacatgaGCTCTAAGAAAAAGCATGTAAATGATAAGAAAAAGCATGTAAATGATAGGTGGCCTgcaaaatcaaaacttttaTATACACTTTGATCATAAAAAGGTGAATATGGACCACTGAATAAAAACCTATATAATCCAGTAAGTACTAATTACAGACAAGACCACAACTGACAAACACTCAGACTTCTcaaatgtcaaatccaattttttatttaatttgattaataGATCAAATGTTTTCACTGCAGACATTTCTTACTAGATTAATTATATAGACATTTCCCTTCTTTTTCCCTTTTCGTTCTGAGGTTTGTCCCAGTAAAGTGAAGTCACACAGTAAAGCAATGGCTTTCCCAGGATCTGATGCACTAaatattgaatttcaaaatataggGGATAAAGAAACAGGCAATGGTCAGATCATATCACACCCGGTGAATAAAAGACACGGATGTAGATTGATCACCATCTTTTTTTAAATCTAATTTGGGAAGTGTTTATTCCCTACAGAAAGATTCTGAAAAAGGAAGCCAATGAAAATAATAGTTACCAATATTTTTCCAGGCCATACAGATTTCCTTTATGGTAAAACTCCAGAGTCAGCTGTTCAAAGTCACCATACAGGTCATCTCTAAATTCCTTCTCCAACCCATAACTGAA
It encodes:
- the LOC112202650 gene encoding protein ALTERED PHOSPHATE STARVATION RESPONSE 1, which produces MGASNSKVEEDKALQLCRERKKFVKQALDGRCSLAATHDMYIQSLKSTGTALRKFVESGAPVESSLYTSTSATPEPLRQIEKALSQFSFSSPSASQHIDAADNFSPSPSPPHSTLFHANHMKVRGSFSEKVEENPPVSITATVTSSSTPQNTTPRSATNLSPFGDSSQPLETPPWDYFGFFHPIDHQFSSQEGKAMNQGFENTDDIRRLREEEGIPDLEDEEEKASFHGREESQDSEDEFDEPATDTLVRSFENLNRVHDRVEASASPTVPSAESVTSETEFLKGEKTKSPDLSPLRDTSSVVAPETDSNKTTVKEDCVESKIAPKDLVSSMKDIEFLFIKAYESGKEIPKMLETNKLHFRPIFEAKESRSFSSTFLKACFSCGEEPSQVQEEPAQTAVKYLTWHRTTSSRSSSSRNLLGANSKDDSENLTSNLFDNFCMISGSHASTLDRLYAWERKLYDEVKASEMVRRDYDLKCKMLRQLESTGQSSHKVDKTRAAVKDLHSRIRVAIHRIDSISKRIENIRDKELQPQLEELIHGLSRMWEVMLECHKLQFLIIPIAYNNGNTKISVHSESHRQITLYLEDELSHLSSSFDKWINAQKSYLHSINGWLLKCVSIAVKSSKKKRRQPENPLRFCGPPIYATCGEWFDKLETLPASEVTEAIKTLETEIASFVPRQEKKEGKDANHSGLAPGKDDSGIDNAANMLRDEVSPSWISSFDHFQTSLADFCGKLKKFAESSVNMYAEVQEAIQRSKSNYDHIKSKSGVV